The DNA segment TGTCTGCTCAAAAAATTATCCGGTACCGCAGAAAGGTAAGCCGAAGGAACACCCCAAAGTGCCAAAGCAGCCGCGACGTTGGCTTCTGCCCCTCCCACGTAAAAAGGAAGGTTATTTTCTTTCAGCCAGGCTCCCTCTACATCCGGGGAAATCCTCAATAACAGTTCACCAAAGTTTAAAACCTTGCCCATATATCATTAAAAATTAAAATATTCTTTTGCATTGTTATAGCAGATGTCCTGAATCACTTTTCCAAGCCATTCCTGATCATCAGGCAACTCCCCGTTTTCCACATCATCCCCAAAAAGGTTGCATAAAATCCTTCTGAAGTACTCATGACGGGGATAAGATAAAAAGCTCCTGCTGTCGGTAAGCATCCCTACAAAACGACTCAGTAAACCCATATTTGACAAGGTATTGATCTGCTTGATCATCCCTTCTTTCTGATCCAGGAACCACCATGCCGAACCCCATTGAACCTTTCCGGCAACTGTCCCATCATTGTAATTGCCAATCATCGTAGCCATCAACTCATTGTCGGCTGGATTTAAGTTATACAGAATGGTCTTTGTCAGGCAATTTTGAGCATCCAGTTTGTTTAAGAACTTAGACAGTGCCTTTCCCTGTGGCAAATCACCGATCGAATCAAATCCGGTATCCGGACCCAACTGCGTCAATAACCGGTCATTGTTGTTTCTTAAGGCGCCCAAATGGTATTGTTGTACCCATCCTTTTTCATGGTCCCATAAGGCAAATTGAAACAGTAAAGCCGATTTAAACTGAGTTCTTTCTTCGATCGTCAAAGGAATTTCATTTCTGATCTTTCCATAAATGTCTTTTATGTCCTCTTCGGTATAATCATCGGCATAGATCTGTTCCAGGCCATGGTCAGAAACAGAGCAACCATTTTCCGCAAAGTAATCATGTCTTGATTTAAGCGCAGACAGGTAGGCATCCAGATCATTTAATTCCCGGCCTGTTAAAGCCGAAAGCTGATCGATATATTTATTCAGCGCCTGCTGGTCATCTGGATTCATCGCTTTATCCGGACGGAATGCCGGAAGCACTTTGATGTCCAGTCCATCGTTCTTTATTTTTTGGTGGTGCTCCAGGGAATCCAAAGGATCATCGGTGGTACATAAGGTTTTCACCTTCATTTTCCGCAACAGGTTTTGCACGGAATATTCCGGTGTCTGTAGTTTA comes from the Pedobacter sp. FW305-3-2-15-E-R2A2 genome and includes:
- the uxaC gene encoding glucuronate isomerase, which translates into the protein MKNFLDDNFLLQTKTAQTLYHNFAKQMPVIDYHNHLMPDQIANDFRFENITQVWLYGDHYKWRAMRANGIDEHYITGNATDLEKFKKWAETVPYTLRNPLYHWTHLELQRYFDVHEVLSPANAERIYEECTAKLQTPEYSVQNLLRKMKVKTLCTTDDPLDSLEHHQKIKNDGLDIKVLPAFRPDKAMNPDDQQALNKYIDQLSALTGRELNDLDAYLSALKSRHDYFAENGCSVSDHGLEQIYADDYTEEDIKDIYGKIRNEIPLTIEERTQFKSALLFQFALWDHEKGWVQQYHLGALRNNNDRLLTQLGPDTGFDSIGDLPQGKALSKFLNKLDAQNCLTKTILYNLNPADNELMATMIGNYNDGTVAGKVQWGSAWWFLDQKEGMIKQINTLSNMGLLSRFVGMLTDSRSFLSYPRHEYFRRILCNLFGDDVENGELPDDQEWLGKVIQDICYNNAKEYFNF